Below is a window of Gossypium hirsutum isolate 1008001.06 chromosome A12, Gossypium_hirsutum_v2.1, whole genome shotgun sequence DNA.
GATGAACCAATACCATCATTCTTACAGCATGGCTGCATGGGTAGATATATAATGTAGTCAATCTCGAGGGCTaggacttgaaaagaaaataaaagaacaattaaGTTCATCATGCAGAAACAAGCATTTAAAACTAGTAGATGATAATAATGCTAGGTCATTCCTAGCCTGGTGGTCAAGTGCTTACACGTTATCCCTTAGTCACGAAATTAAATCCAAGAAAGTCTCTCTATATAAAAGAGGACAGCTACAAACTGTGGGACTTTCTCCTGAGCCTGCTCATAGCAGAACACTTGTGCACTGCATACGGATTTTGGATGATGATGAAGCTAGAGTTTAACTCAATGAATTAATTACAGTTAAAACAACGAAATCAAATCATGCCTTGTGTATTGGGCACAATTTTTAGATAATAATGCTAGAACTGAAATCAGTGtattaaattaatatgaaaaaaattaaaccatGGCATCGAGGAAAGAGcttgaaataatttaatgataCCTATACAAGTGTAACATGGATAATCGACCGAACTCACAGCGGATATCAAAATGATCAACCCTCGAAAAGCATAACAAGAAAGAAGATTCATAACAAACTTAAATGAATTTCATGAAAAGGTCCATTTCAGTTGCACAAATAAGAAATACAACAAATTCAGAATAACAGAGGAAACATATCAATAAATTACCGAAAGCACTATTTGCAGCTGCTGCAGCTGCAGAAAGTAAGCTGTCGTAGCAATCTCTCATATCCTGCATATCCTGCACATTATACAAAACCATAGATAAATCACGTTTGCCCTAACGGCATAATCACATCGGTTCAATTATTTACCGAAAAACTTTAGGAGAATCGAAATTCGAAGCCACAATTTTGAGTGaatgaaattgaatagaaaaacaCAAGctctctaataataataataataataataataataataataataataataagataatgCATTGAtgtttcactaaaattaaaaaaaaaatctcttaatTATAAAAAGAGCTCCCAAAGCAGAAGGAAAACGCTAAGCGaacttttgaaaaaaagaaaagagaaatgaaaattagaaaatgattcaaaaagaaaatgaaaagagaaatgtCAGGAAGCAGAGAAAGAGAAAGACCTGAGAAGCCTGATCGAACTCGTCAAATTGAGGCAAAGGCGGAGGATCTTGTTGGTCATTGGTTTCCCCACCGTGCCTGTGAAGTGCAATATTTCGCAATCTTCTCAGAGAAGTCTTCATTTTATTTTGCAAAAATCCTCTCTATCTCTCTACTTctcaatataaatatatagtttatgCAATTTCAATTTCGGAAATTGAAGGAGTTGCAAAACAAAATCCCCTCCTCCTCCCCTCCTGTTCTTTCAACTTTGCTCCCTGcagtattattattttatttatttattttctcatatcacacatatatacaatttttttttaagaaaaaatatttattatataaatgattttcgtatctaataatgttaaattcttttttattataaCTGTATACTCTCAATGTGGATAAATATTTAGTTTAGTTAGCACGGTTGTTTCTTAATGtggattaaattttagtttagttaGTACGGTTGTTTCTCAATgtgaattaaattttagtttaattaacacGTTCGTTATGATACTAACAAATTAGAAGGATGTTAGTTTAAATAggtttacttatttattttctttcgaATAAATGTATATTATCTAATTTATGGGTTAAAAATAAGAATTAATATAAGTTTTTACTGAAGTAATATTATATCATcttatcaaatcaattaaaataattagattgTTATTAATTAGATGTTACGTGACTAATCTTCTCTCTAAAAGCATTACTCTCATCGTAGAGGATGTTCATCTAAACACCCTAGTTTTGCCTTAAGGTTTCAAGTCCTAGCTTTTATCTCTAATTGCTTTTGGTTCCTTTGTGGTTCATTGCTAGTTCAAAATCAAGAAATTGCTTGGTTGTTAGATGTGTTGAGGCAAGTTGTGAAGTAATATTCCGAGTGGTACTTGTTAGTGCCCATTGCAATCCTTCACACTGAGGTAGTGAAAGAAAACTTGCTATATTTGAATTACCAATTTAATGAAGCAAAATCTTTGGGCTATTAAATAAGTTAATCTCTTGGAGATATAGAAGTTGATCTATGGAAACTAATCTATTGCTTATAGAGATTGGATTGGTTTGAATCGAGACACCCCTTGAATTGTGGAGATTTATGTGGATCGAGTTGTTTTGCTAGAATACTATATCTTCATCAAAGTGTGTTTAATTGGACTTTATAGTATCTTTGGTATTTTGTAGCTGTTCAATTTAAAGAGTTGTTTTGTCTTCAATCACTAGTATGTTAGTAGGCTAAAACCTAGTATATATATTTCGACGCTTGTATAAGTTATGTAACGAGAGCATATGAGAGAGTTTGTTATTGTTCATTAAGGAACCTATTATGTAAGTGCAATTGAATTGTAAACCTTAGGTGTTTATAACCTAAATTCTTAGGGAGAGGATTTAGAGGTGAGTGATCAGTGTTTAGGTATAAAGGTGAGATCTTTATACTGTGAGAGTGATAGTGTGATTTACTTGTTGTACTGGTGGTTAAAGATAGGGAATTACTCATTAAGCTAGGTtccacaaacatacaaaaatttaactacataaacaaactcctgtgttatttgttatttgtttacATAGTTTTCACAATACCAAGTCATAGTGGCCACTACAGTCAAGCACTGCTATTCTAAGTTAACAGTTCAAGCAATTAACGACTTAAGGTCCCAACAAGTTGACTTTGTTGATGTGAAGAAGGTGTTTGTGATTCTATTTTTCTTACTTTGTTACATCTGGTGAAGAGGGTACGCCCCGCAAGTGTATTCTTCAGATTGAATTAGAGCGTTGTTGTTGTTGCTCAAAAGAGGCAATTATTGGAGTATTTATTGGGCGAATTGGACATTCTTATAGTTGAAATGCGAAGGATGGTTGCAAGGTGTGATTCAGCGCCATAATATTTGAAATACAAGCTCAGAAACAGTAGAGAAAACTACTTAAAATGTGGGAAAGGTTATGTTCCAATGACAAATAAGTCAAAATTTCCAGCCATTTCTAACAATTTCTGTGTTATTAAGTTAAAGCACTTCTTCCTGCACCCAAGTGTCGACAAAGGCAAAAATCAGTATCCCTCTAATTCCTGAAATAATTCCATTTATTATGTTAGGAACTGACAGCAGATAAACAGGCCCAAAGGCAAgacaaatttataaaatacctcattctaaaaaataataaataataatagaaaatgatgatacaaatTGCCTATATTAGGATAAGTTTCCTGCCTGGATTGGTTCAATTAGGCAGTAGCAGCCAATGGTACAGATCGGTAGCATGCTCTCTTTGCAGCACGGACAATATCTTCAACCTACAGAATTCATAAACCAATAAACATATACAATGACAACTGTACAAATATAACATAAATGCAGCCATCATACTAGCTGGTTTGACTAATGATTGTACTAGAAAGAAGAGGGAATGGATTAAAGAAAAGGGAGGAATAGAATCACCTGCGGCACAGCCATTCTCTCAAGATTTGCTGCATATGGCATGGGAACATCAGCTCCAGCGATTCTCTCAACTGGTGCATCAAGATATGAAAAACTCTCCTCCACAACAGATGCACTGTGAAATAAGTAGGCTTCATAAATATATAAGATGCCAAAATATGTGGTGAGGAGAAACTAAACGATTCAAGAAGAAAGAACTCAAACCAGATTTCAGCACCGACACCGTGCTGGGGAAACCCTTCTTCAACTGTTATTAGTCTGTTGGTTTTCCTGACTGATGTGTTTATTGTGGATCTATCTAGCGGCCTAATAGAACGCAAATTTATAACCTGTATTTTACAAAATAGTAATTGCTCTTCTTAGCTGAAAGATCAAATCAACTTGTAAGACTTGCATTTCTATGTGTTATAATTTACCTCAGCATAAATTCCATCCCTTTCAAGCATCTCAGCTGCCTGAACAACAAACAGTCTATTAGTTGAAAACTCCACAGCCAACATATTACCATAAAGTTACATTTTCAGGAAATTACAACCGAGGCAAACAGAAAGAAACAATACTGGACATCCCATTAAGAAGTGCACTAAGCTGTAATCCTAAAATTTGCACTCATATTCAACTCATTCAATCAGAGGCAACCTAATAGCCACACCATATTTCAGGCAGTTCTCGAGCCCAGAGATTAAAAGATAGTCTAACGAAACATGGGACCCTGCAACGCACAAGATAAATAAAGAATCCACCAGTCACTAGCAGCAATGAATAAATCTGAATAACATGttgaatattataaataaatctgGTCCAATAATCTTTTAAGCTCAGAAGTTATTACCAAATAAAGTTTTAAGCCAATCAACCAAAAGTCTATTTAACGCAGTCcaatattataagaaaattctagaaagagCTTCTTAAATGAGCTCCCCATGAGCTCAATAGAATTTTGTAAGAGATTCGGCATTATCCAGTTATAAGTAACTTTATAAGAGATTCGATTATTTGCATTAAAAGAAATTTAGTTATTTACTGAAAACATTACAGTCTCGTAACAGAACACCCCAATATTATAGCCAAGTTTCATCCAATTTGGCAATATATGAACACATTTGTCTCTTCCTTCCTAAATATGTAGCAACTGGAATTGCTTGGTTGAACATAACAGCTAGGGCTGAGTTCAGTTCGGGCAAACTTTTTGGATTTTTTGATTGCCCATGATAATTCGGTTCTGTTCGATTCTTGGTTctttcatactttttttttttggattttttaactTCATTTTGACATAATAGCTTTGCTTTAGGGCTTTCAAATATTATTCAACAAAGTTTCAAAgtctttttcatatatatttcttaaaaaattaaaattttcaagtaaaaaaaaaaactataacttttatattgtattttttcaaattagttttttatatagtattttaaagttatttttactATATAAGATATTTATCGTTAcatcataaaaacatttaaataaaaatagaattcggTTCAGTTCAGGTTACAGCCAGTTTTTAGCTTATGAACCAAAACCATCCAAAAATCACTAGTTCAGATTGCATTTTGGtttcttgtttgtttttttacTCAATCCTATTAATAACCACCATCTCCTGGACCATCTTCTAACTTTTCACCACCAAGGTTTTGTTTAGCATTGCTCATAGAGGTggaaaagcactttttgacagcataAGCAATGCCAAACAATCAGCTTTTAACATCAAATTAATTTTCACCACTAAGGTTTTGTTTAGCATTGCTCATAGAGGTggaaaagcactttttgacagcataAGCAATGCCAAACAATCAgctttaaaatcaaaataattgaaaaaagcTAAAAAGCCCAAATTTAAGTGCTTTTGATTTTTATAAAAGCTATTTTGGAGATGAAAATCTAAAATTATCCTCTCATTTccctttttgaaatttattttaaatatataatattattgtattttaatatctaaatgttacaaaataatttatattaattgcttaaagaatatttaaaatttatatttcatatgtcataatattagtgaatttgaatataatctaaattaaattatcttttaCTTTCCAACATCATGCCTAAATggacattttaacttttcacatcACTTTTTGACAACCATGCTAAAcacttaaaattaaaaaccaatttttcCATAACACTCTTCAAAAGCACTTGTTCCAAACAAAgtttctcaaaagtatttttcaaccGCAATAGCAATGTTAAACTAGCCCTAACTGGAGTATCAACTACACATTAACCCCAAGGCCAAAAGGAAAAAAGATTGGTTTGTTCTCAAATGTTTCCGTGTTCTATTTCTTTGGTTAGTAACCACTAAcactaattttattttcaatgccAACAGCAGGAACCTTTTTCCCCTTATTGCTGTGTCCATGCTGAATCTGGTATAATaagttcattatttttatttttctggcATATCCAGCAGTACTTGACACATCTGCTATTTCAAACAAGTGTCCATGTCGGAAACATATCCTACATGAATACATGAGAATAGCAGCTGTATCCATGCTTCATATCTTTAGATTATTCTTTTATATATCGTATAGAATCTTGTGCAGTTGCATACAATCTACCTCAAATAGAAATTAGGCACAGCTTATCCAAATAGACACTACATAGAAGACATACCTTAAGTGCATAGCCCACCATTTTTGAAAAAGCTGTAATAGTCACATCTTTTCCTTCTCTCTCAATCTGTCAAAGTAGATGGTCAAAAGATAACTTTAACTGCTATCAAAATGCAACATCATGGATACGAGTTACAGCAGAATCACTGACTGCAGAAGCATCAATAATAGTTATAACAATATCCGTGAGAGTAAAATTTAAGGAGAATCATATCAGCATTACCTTAGCTTTCCCAATTGGAAGGCAAAAACTGGAATCAAGAACTTCATCAGAAACAGGGAATGACTCACCATATCTGAAACAGTATGATTATATGAGAGCAATGTCAGACATTAAAACTCTAACTGAACACTGGACCAGTAGAGTGGCAGCGCTCAATACATAATTCAATCACATTTTATTAATTCACTTACAACAACTCGTTTTCAAGGAAAACAACTGGATCAGGATCTCTAATAGCAGCTTTGAGCAGTCCACGAGCATCTTCAGAATTATATGGTGACAATACTTTCAACCCAGGACAAGAAGCATACCATGCTGCATAACACTGGATATTAACCAAAAAGACAAGTAATTAAAACAAGTTCTTAATATATTTAAAGTCAGCTACACCTCTATAAAATGGGAATAATCAAATGGTAAATGTGATATgtaatacaaaataaatcaattttcaaCCTCTGTAGGCTCTCTCAGGAACAGAGGAGAGTTGTGTAGGTGACCAAACCAAATAACAGGTCACAGTGCCAGTAACATACGAGGAAACCATACCTGAGAGTGTTGGGCACCAACACCAGCAGCGGCACCATTAGGTCCTCTAAAAACAATGGGTACAGATATCTGGCCAGCAGACATATAGTTGGACTTTGCAGCAGAGTTAATAATGTGGTCAATTGCCTGCAATAAAAGACAAAAAtgtattaaagaaaattttgcatCGGGGATTCAGGACAAGAATCTCATAAAAACACATTGAAAgaaagtaattaaaattttttattaccaTTAAAATGACCAATAACTAATGTAGTACTAAATCCGAAAAAGTCTGGCACACAATGACTAAATCTAGACCTAGGCAAAACATCATTCCTATATCCAAGTACACATGATGTTAAAACAACATAGAGACATCCAAACCATTTGCTCTCTTAACATCTCAAGCCAGGACATCTTACACAGCAAGAAGGCAACCAAAAGAACTCCAAAGATCCcgcatttaaaaaaaatgcagCTCAATGAAAGAGTTTTCAGGATATCTTCTGAAGCACCATTTCTCGGCTTGTCTTAACACTAATTCTTTGGTGATTAGCATATAACAAAGCGAATtacaaaattgaaacaaaaatttgAATCACTTATAGCCAAACAAACTTGCATTCCAACAACATGATTTGGCTTCTTCAACCAGAACTATAAAAACAGGACCAATTACTGGTAACAGCATGACCAGCTATGAAACACATTTTAAATGCTATCTCTTTCCTTTACAGTTTCCATTTGTAATCTACAACCACAAGTACCAATACTTTATTGCTATGTGTTGTCAAATATAGAAAGAGAAGATCAAAATAACAAATACATAAATTCTATTGCCCTTCATTAATCAGCCACTATATCTGATCACAGGTGTACCTTCAAAGAAAACATGCATACTTCATTCATACAAGCTCCAAAGAATTTCAACACTACATTACAGTAGTAGTTATAACTTCACTGTCTTTAAAATAGAAAGCACATGATAATATACTACCACTACTTTCTTTTTTATGACATGCATGCCACTTCATTTAGAATTCGTTTTCAAAACTTATGAATACTCTAGCACGCAAACTAAAAAAAGCATACAGCAGCATAGATTCAAAACAGAACCATCTAACCTGCATGGAGAAGTTAAATGTCATAAACTCCACTACTGGCTTCAGACCATAGTAAGCAGCACCAACCCCAATCCCAGTAAAACCAGCCTGTGAAACAATAAATAGACAACTTAGGTGAGAAAATAATGTAATGAAAACTAAAAAGcatcaaataacacatataatagGCATGTGAGATTAATcattcaataaaataataataaaattcacaAACTGAATAAAAGAGAAACAGTATAGGCATGGATAAACATAATAACCTCAGTAATTGGAGTATCAAGAACCCTTTCAGGTCCATACTTCTCCAAAAGTCCCTTGGTTATCTacaaaaaaagggaaataaaaatcAATCTTTGCTCTTCAGATACTTGTAGCAATGGCCTGTATTATATGTAGCAAGAAATGCTAACCTTGTATGCACCTTGATATTCTCCAACCTGCATTTTATGAGttcaagaaataaaaatcataagaatGGCATATAAATAAAAGGAACAGCCAAAATATTATCAAAAAATTGTTCTGTTAATGTTTTCTCACCTCTTCACCCATCAAAAAGACTTTTGGATCAGCCGACATCTCCTCATCAAGAGCAGAGTTTAATGCCTCTCTCACTGTAATCTGTACATAATTATcattaaacaaacaaacaaataaacaataaTCCTTGAAGGTTAGGCCTTTTGGATATTAATAATCACAAAAGCCATTTAACATTAACTGCAAGATGATGCAAACTACATACAAAGAAATACAAATATAAAGATAACCATATCTGTGTGCATATGGTTGTGTGCTTGAGCGGAAAAATATGAGCCGTGGGTCTTTCTTCTGAATGTTGCTTACGTAAGTAAGCTACAGAGCAGCCGCTAAAATTGTACATAGATACTCTTCTGAACGAGTGAACACTTGCAGTATGCAACTTGAAATATCTAATAGCATTAAACCCACAAAAAGTACAGAACTACACCAAGAATAAAAAAGGTGAAAAATATTACCTGTTTTGCAGCAGATGAGTAACTTCTCAAGACAGATACTGCAGGCAGAATCTTCTTAAATGATTGTCCCAACatctaaataaacaaaaaagaattttttttaaaaaaaaaacctatcagATTAACTGAAACGTCAACAAAGGTATATGAAAGAGTAGGAGAGTTTCCAGAACTCACCCTTTGCCTTGCTATTGCTAACATCTTTCCTCCTCCACTTTGCTTTTCTCTGAACAAAAATACAACAAGCTATTTGTTAATTGTTCCTTGCAATGCTAATCCCAGTTTCATATAAATCAAAGATGCATTAAATAAATGCTAGTGCAATTAAAGCATTGATTAGTGTAAAATGCTTAT
It encodes the following:
- the LOC107939441 gene encoding pyruvate dehydrogenase E1 component subunit beta-1, mitochondrial, giving the protein MLAIARQRMLGQSFKKILPAVSVLRSYSSAAKQITVREALNSALDEEMSADPKVFLMGEEVGEYQGAYKITKGLLEKYGPERVLDTPITEAGFTGIGVGAAYYGLKPVVEFMTFNFSMQAIDHIINSAAKSNYMSAGQISVPIVFRGPNGAAAGVGAQHSQCYAAWYASCPGLKVLSPYNSEDARGLLKAAIRDPDPVVFLENELLYGESFPVSDEVLDSSFCLPIGKAKIEREGKDVTITAFSKMVGYALKAAEMLERDGIYAEVINLRSIRPLDRSTINTSVRKTNRLITVEEGFPQHGVGAEICASVVEESFSYLDAPVERIAGADVPMPYAANLERMAVPQVEDIVRAAKRACYRSVPLAATA